A region of Photobacterium sanguinicancri DNA encodes the following proteins:
- a CDS encoding NADH:ubiquinone reductase (Na(+)-transporting) subunit B — protein MGLKNFLEDVEHHFEPGGKHERWFALYEAFATLMYTPGQVTRTGSHVRDSIDLKRIMIMVWFAVFPAMFWGMFNTGHQAITALNHMYVGEQLATVLAGDWHYWLTQMLGGTLTADAGWGSKMLLGATYFLPIYAVVFAVGGFWEVLFCMVRKHEVNEGFFVTSILFALIVPATLPLWQAALGITFGVVVAKEIFGGTGRNFLNPALAGRAFLFFAYPAQISGDLVWTAADGFSGATALSQWANGGQASVLNTVTGEAITWMDAFIGRIPGSIGEVSTLAIILGGAMIVYMGIASWRIIAGTMIGMVAAATLFNIVGSDTNAMFSMPWHWHLVLGGFAFGMMFMATDPVSAAFTNKGKWWYGALIGAMAVMIRVVNPAYPEGMMLAILFANLFAPLFDNLVVQGNIKRRLARHGK, from the coding sequence ATGGGTCTCAAGAATTTCCTCGAAGATGTTGAACATCACTTTGAACCTGGTGGTAAACACGAAAGATGGTTTGCGCTTTACGAAGCATTCGCCACTCTTATGTACACTCCAGGCCAAGTGACGCGTACTGGTTCACACGTTCGCGATAGTATTGACCTTAAACGTATCATGATCATGGTATGGTTTGCGGTATTCCCAGCAATGTTCTGGGGCATGTTCAATACGGGTCATCAAGCAATCACTGCACTAAACCACATGTACGTTGGTGAACAACTGGCGACTGTACTTGCAGGCGATTGGCACTACTGGCTAACGCAAATGTTAGGCGGCACACTCACAGCTGATGCTGGGTGGGGTAGCAAAATGCTACTCGGTGCGACTTACTTCCTCCCTATCTACGCAGTGGTATTTGCTGTAGGTGGTTTCTGGGAAGTGCTTTTCTGTATGGTGCGTAAGCATGAAGTTAACGAAGGTTTCTTTGTAACTTCTATCTTGTTCGCATTGATCGTTCCAGCAACACTTCCACTTTGGCAAGCTGCACTAGGTATTACCTTTGGTGTTGTTGTTGCGAAAGAGATCTTTGGTGGTACTGGTCGTAACTTCCTTAACCCTGCGCTTGCAGGTCGTGCCTTCCTGTTCTTCGCATACCCAGCTCAGATCTCTGGTGATCTAGTATGGACTGCGGCTGACGGTTTCTCAGGTGCAACTGCGCTAAGCCAGTGGGCTAACGGTGGTCAAGCTTCTGTACTGAATACAGTGACAGGCGAAGCGATCACTTGGATGGACGCGTTTATCGGTCGTATTCCAGGCTCTATCGGTGAAGTTTCTACACTCGCTATCATTCTTGGTGGCGCAATGATCGTTTACATGGGCATCGCTTCATGGCGCATCATCGCGGGTACTATGATTGGTATGGTTGCAGCAGCGACTCTGTTTAACATCGTTGGTTCTGACACCAATGCAATGTTCAGCATGCCATGGCACTGGCACCTAGTTCTAGGTGGTTTTGCATTCGGTATGATGTTCATGGCAACTGACCCTGTATCAGCGGCATTTACCAATAAAGGTAAGTGGTGGTACGGTGCGTTAATTGGTGCAATGGCAGTGATGATTCGTGTAGTTAACCCAGCTTACCCTGAGGGTATGATGCTGGCGATTCTATTCGCGAACCTCTTCGCGCCTCTATTTGACAACCTAGTTGTTCAGGGCAACATCAAACGGAGACTAGCTCGCCATGGCAAGTAA